The following are encoded together in the Peromyscus leucopus breed LL Stock chromosome 1, UCI_PerLeu_2.1, whole genome shotgun sequence genome:
- the Znf274 gene encoding neurotrophin receptor-interacting factor homolog isoform X1 yields the protein MASTLPTVWPHEPVKFEDVSLTFSKEEWAQLEFQQKCLYKEIMLENYNNMVSVERHFSKPNVISQLEEVEDFWPVEREIPQDIFPESSGPSLDPGINSFPDESPLMKINVVEVLTLNKDVAGPRNALIQSLYPESGEDLSLDNLEPSQQPSKHLSDTEVAHQKFRHFQYEESDDPQKAVSQLRKLCHQWLQPSTHSKKHILELLVLEQFLNALPEKLRVWVESQSPEDCQAAVTLVENVTSVSKEDALLACHNEATDRLREKKKDMATLPVTIPPEEPVTFQDVAVDFNQEEWQLLGPVQRTEYHDVMLETLGNLVSVGWEPTLGNKELSPKSPSSMVEPIRDPKPKSFSSNGTQSSVIENISQNEVQEIHTIESNQVEVVQKKDLPQEEISESPKYQGQIRLHTSQDSLDEVLPRKHLHVKSNQRGFGKRKAKKKHISMTRDSPIRNQQKDSVVCQVRDGSNSMTHSSSIKNPQQSYEQGKVGDSRDPIILISPAKIYQQATGSEAGRVRDSSNAMEPDASIKIHQKSAEWGKIGKSSSSMTQGSSIQNHKMVSGLGRARDRDSSLAHASPVKILQKDCEKSKVRGNRNSLKHVRINQKDSNGGRVGEMSTSIKHSPHIKIHLKTSERGKGRETNTSIKYGPHVKTYQKGSEEGTTRKANNCNKAISHHAQQIFFIKIHKGSQICRCSECGKLFQNARYFSVHKKIHTGERPYKCMACGKAFVQSSSLTQHYRIHSGERPFECSECGRTFNDRSAISQHLRTHTGAKPYHCQQCGKAFRQSSHLTRHQRTHTGERPYVCTKCGRAFTQSSHLIGHQKTHGIKFKKRQSKLQS from the exons ATGGCCTCCACGCTTCCCACAGTGTGGCCTCAT GAACCTGTGAAGTTTGAAGATGTATCACTGACATTTTCCAAAGAAGAGTGGGCACAGCTGGAATTCCAACAGAAGTGCCTATACAAGGAAATCATGCTGGAGAACTACAATAACATGGTTTCAGTGG AACGTCACTTTTCCAAGCCAAATGTGATCTCTCAGTTAGAAGAAGTAGAAGACTTCTGGCCAGTGGAGAGAGAAATTCCTCAAGATATCTTTCCAG AATCTTCTGGGCCTTCTTTGGACCCTGGAATAAATTCCTTTCCTGATGAGAGTCCCTTGATGAAGATCAACGTTGTTGAGGTCCTTACACTGAACAAGGATGTGGCCGGTCCCCGGAATGCCCTGATTCAATCCCTCTATCCAGAAAGTGGAGAAGACCTGAGCCTAGATAACCTTGAGCCATCTCAACAACCAAGCAAGCATTTGAGTGACACTGAAGTTGCTCACCAAAAGTTCCGACATTTCCAGTATGAAGAGTCAGATGATCCCCAGAAGGCTGTGTCTCAGCTTCGTAAGCTGTGTCACCAGTGGCTGCAGCCCAGTACACATTCAAAGAAACATATCCTGGAGCTACTGGTGCTTGAGCAGTTCCTCAATGCACTGCCTGAGAAGTTGCGGGTGTGGGTGGAATCACAGAGCCCAGAGGATTGCCAAGCAGCAGTGACCCTGGTGGAGAATGTGACCTCAGTGTCTAAGGAAGATG CTCTGCTTGCCTGCCATAATGAGGCCACTGATCgactgagagagaaaaagaaggacatGGCCACCTTACCAGTTACTATACCACCTGAG GAGCCAGTAACCTTCCAGGATGTGGCTGTGGACTTCAATCAAGAGGAATGGCAGCTACTAGGTCCAGTGCAGAGGACTGAGTATCatgatgtgatgctggagaccttGGGCAACTTGGTCTCAGTGG GGTGGGAGCCTACATTGGGAAACAAAGAGTTAAGTCCAAAATCACCCAGTTCTATGGTAGAACCAATTCGTGACCCAAAACCAAAAAGTTTCTCAAGTAATGGTACCCAGTCCTCTGTTATTGAAAATATCTCACAAAATGAGGTGCAAGAAATCCATACCATAGAATCAAATCAAGTGGAGGTTGTACAGAAAAAAGACCTCCCTCAGGAGGAGATCTCTGAAAGCCCCAAGTATCAGGGGCAAATTAGGCTTCACACAAGCCAAGACTCACTTGATGAAGTTCTTCCGAGAAAGCACTTGCATGTAAAAAGTAACCAAAGGGgctttggaaagaggaaagccaagaaaaaacacaTTTCCATGACACGAGATTCACCCATAAGAAATCAGCAAAAGGACTCTGTAGTATGCCAAGTCAGAGATGGCAGCAATTCCATGACACACAGTTCTTCTATAAAAAACCCTCAGCAGAGTTATGAGCAGGGTAAAGTTGGGGACAGCAGAGATCCCATTATACTTATATCACCTGCAAAAATTTACCAGCAAGCCACTGGCTCTGAAGCGGGCAGAGTCAGGGACAGCAGCAATGCCATGGAACCTGATGCATCTATAAAAATTCACCAGAAAAGTGCTGAGTGGGGTAAAATTGGGAAAAGCAGCAGTTCCATGACACAAGGTTCATCTATACAAAATCACAAGATGGTGTCTGGGTTAGGAAGAGCCAGGGACAGGGACAGTTCCTTGGCACATGCTTCACCTGTAAAAATTCTCCAGAAAGACTGTGAAAAGAGTAAAGTCCGAGGAAACAGGAATTCCTTGAAACATGTAAGAATTAACCAGAAGGATTCTAATGGTGGGAGAGTCGGGGAAATGAGTACATCCATAAAACACAGTCCCCATATAAAAATTCACCTGAAGACCTCTGAAAGGGGGAAAGGCAGGGAAACTAACACTTCTATAAAATATGGTCCCCATGTGAAAACTTACCAGAAGGGTTCTGAAGAGGGGACTACTAGGAAAGCCAACAATTGTAACAAAGCTATCAGCCATCATGCTCAGcagatattttttataaaaattcataaaGGAAGCCAAATTTGCCGGTGCAGTGAATGTGGCAAACTATTCCAGAATGCTAGGTATTTTTCTGTCCATAAAAAGATCCACACAGGAGAACGGCCTTACAAGTGTATGGCCTGTGGGAAAGCATTTGTTCAGAGCTCCTCCCTCACACAGCATTATAGAATTCATAGTGGAGAGAGACCATTTGAGTGTTCAGAGTGTGGGAGGACCTTCAATGACCGCTCAGCCATCTCTCAACACTTGAGAACTCATACTGGGGCTAAGCCCTACCATTGTCaacagtgtgggaaagccttccgCCAGAGTTCCCACCTTACCAGGCATCAGAGAACTCACACTGGGGAGCGCCCATATGTGTGCACCAAGTGTGGGAGGGCTTTCACTCAGAGCTCACACCTTATTGGGCATCAGAAAACACACGGGATTAAGTTCAAGAAGAGGCAATCCAAACTGCAGTCCTAG
- the Znf274 gene encoding neurotrophin receptor-interacting factor homolog isoform X2 has protein sequence MASTLPTVWPHEPVKFEDVSLTFSKEEWAQLEFQQKCLYKEIMLENYNNMVSVERHFSKPNVISQLEEVEDFWPVEREIPQDIFPESSGPSLDPGINSFPDESPLMKINVVEVLTLNKDVAGPRNALIQSLYPESGEDLSLDNLEPSQQPSKHLSDTEVAHQKFRHFQYEESDDPQKAVSQLRKLCHQWLQPSTHSKKHILELLVLEQFLNALPEKLRVWVESQSPEDCQAAVTLVENVTSVSKEDGMGISYPL, from the exons ATGGCCTCCACGCTTCCCACAGTGTGGCCTCAT GAACCTGTGAAGTTTGAAGATGTATCACTGACATTTTCCAAAGAAGAGTGGGCACAGCTGGAATTCCAACAGAAGTGCCTATACAAGGAAATCATGCTGGAGAACTACAATAACATGGTTTCAGTGG AACGTCACTTTTCCAAGCCAAATGTGATCTCTCAGTTAGAAGAAGTAGAAGACTTCTGGCCAGTGGAGAGAGAAATTCCTCAAGATATCTTTCCAG AATCTTCTGGGCCTTCTTTGGACCCTGGAATAAATTCCTTTCCTGATGAGAGTCCCTTGATGAAGATCAACGTTGTTGAGGTCCTTACACTGAACAAGGATGTGGCCGGTCCCCGGAATGCCCTGATTCAATCCCTCTATCCAGAAAGTGGAGAAGACCTGAGCCTAGATAACCTTGAGCCATCTCAACAACCAAGCAAGCATTTGAGTGACACTGAAGTTGCTCACCAAAAGTTCCGACATTTCCAGTATGAAGAGTCAGATGATCCCCAGAAGGCTGTGTCTCAGCTTCGTAAGCTGTGTCACCAGTGGCTGCAGCCCAGTACACATTCAAAGAAACATATCCTGGAGCTACTGGTGCTTGAGCAGTTCCTCAATGCACTGCCTGAGAAGTTGCGGGTGTGGGTGGAATCACAGAGCCCAGAGGATTGCCAAGCAGCAGTGACCCTGGTGGAGAATGTGACCTCAGTGTCTAAGGAAGATG GTATGGGAATTAGTTACCCATTGTGA